A DNA window from Sphingopyxis macrogoltabida contains the following coding sequences:
- a CDS encoding queuosine precursor transporter, with protein sequence MEQGSPRVIAPSLLLFAILYGGMVPLGGFLGAKQVALGPLAVEAGIFPFLTLIAISSGIAELHGRVVADRLVRLGFIPLILAIILTVFVLQLPTDAGMYEPAKEAFPIIVGQGWRMMAAGILAYGVSVSLNVWLFSRMTANNGRLLPLRGFVAAALSQIIDTLIFITVSFYGVRPIGDLMLGQMIAKVVLSAVMVPLLVMAVVAIGRRLDTKNAE encoded by the coding sequence ATGGAACAAGGCTCTCCGCGCGTCATCGCGCCCTCCCTGCTGCTCTTTGCGATCCTCTATGGCGGCATGGTTCCGCTCGGCGGTTTCCTCGGCGCGAAGCAGGTCGCGCTCGGGCCGCTGGCGGTCGAGGCGGGCATCTTTCCCTTCCTGACCCTGATCGCCATTTCGAGCGGCATCGCCGAACTTCACGGGCGCGTCGTCGCCGACCGGCTGGTGCGGCTGGGTTTCATCCCGCTGATCCTCGCGATCATCCTCACCGTGTTCGTGCTGCAACTGCCGACCGACGCGGGGATGTACGAGCCCGCCAAGGAAGCCTTTCCGATCATCGTCGGCCAGGGCTGGCGGATGATGGCGGCGGGCATTCTCGCCTATGGCGTCTCGGTCAGCCTCAACGTCTGGCTCTTCTCGCGGATGACCGCGAACAACGGGCGGCTCCTGCCGCTGCGCGGATTCGTCGCGGCGGCATTGAGCCAGATCATCGATACGCTGATCTTCATCACCGTCAGCTTCTATGGCGTGCGGCCGATCGGCGACCTGATGCTCGGCCAGATGATCGCCAAGGTGGTGCTGTCGGCGGTAATGGTGCCGCTGCTCGTGATGGCGGTGGTCGCGATCGGCCGCCGCCTCGATACAAAGAATGCGGAATGA
- a CDS encoding MarC family protein translates to MLDLFISAFVTLFVIIDPPGCAPIYASLTTGANAEQRRSMAIRAVIIAGAILVFFAMFGEALLSFLHIDLDSFRIAGGIMLFIIAIDMVFEKRTERREQRAEKVKATPEIEDVSVFPMAMPMIAGPGSIASVMLLVAQNNGLDRAFVIFGALLLVLLLTLAALLSAGPLMRLIGNKGEALITRLLGVLLAALAVQFLIDGLKASFPSLA, encoded by the coding sequence ATGCTCGACCTTTTCATCTCGGCCTTCGTGACGCTGTTCGTGATCATCGATCCGCCGGGCTGTGCGCCGATCTATGCCAGCCTGACGACAGGCGCCAATGCCGAGCAGCGCCGGTCGATGGCGATCCGCGCCGTGATCATCGCGGGCGCCATCCTGGTCTTTTTCGCGATGTTCGGCGAAGCGCTGCTCAGCTTCCTGCATATCGACCTCGACAGTTTTCGCATCGCAGGCGGCATCATGCTGTTCATCATCGCGATCGACATGGTGTTCGAAAAGCGCACCGAACGGCGCGAGCAGCGGGCCGAAAAGGTCAAGGCGACCCCGGAGATCGAGGATGTGTCGGTCTTTCCGATGGCGATGCCGATGATCGCCGGGCCCGGATCGATCGCGTCGGTGATGCTGCTGGTGGCGCAAAACAACGGGCTCGACCGCGCCTTCGTGATCTTCGGGGCGTTGCTTCTCGTGCTGCTGCTGACGCTTGCCGCGCTGCTGTCTGCGGGGCCGCTGATGCGGTTGATCGGCAACAAGGGCGAGGCGCTGATCACCCGGCTGCTCGGCGTGCTGCTCGCCGCCCTCGCGGTGCAGTTCCTGATCGACGGGCTGAAGGCCAGTTTTCCCAGCCTGGCATAG
- a CDS encoding YggT family protein has protein sequence MYVMLLQILSIILNVLWWIIIVQAVMSWLIAFNVINTHNDFVAQLWHVLERITEPLYRPFRRIMPDFGGLDLTPMVVLILIIILQGPVISYLYQLGMNAGVA, from the coding sequence ATGTACGTAATGTTGCTGCAAATCCTGTCGATCATCCTCAACGTCCTGTGGTGGATCATCATCGTGCAGGCGGTGATGTCGTGGCTGATCGCCTTCAACGTTATCAACACCCACAATGATTTCGTGGCGCAGCTCTGGCATGTGCTCGAACGGATCACCGAGCCGCTTTATCGTCCGTTCCGGCGGATCATGCCCGATTTCGGCGGGCTCGACCTGACGCCGATGGTCGTGCTGATCCTGATCATCATCCTGCAGGGGCCCGTGATCTCCTACCTCTATCAACTCGGCATGAACGCCGGAGTGGCCTGA
- the folD gene encoding bifunctional methylenetetrahydrofolate dehydrogenase/methenyltetrahydrofolate cyclohydrolase FolD — protein sequence MTTAEVIDGKAFAAGLRARIADAVPAFAAAAGRVPGLAVVLVGDDPASAVYVGSKGKATVAAGMASFEHRLPATATQDEVETLLRQLNADDSVDGILLQLPLPGHLDEQAAVATIHPDKDVDGLTPVSAGRLALGIAGMVPCTPYGCLLLLQDRLGDLSGKDAVVIGRSILVGKPMAALLLGANCTVTIAHSRTKDLADVVRRADIVVAAVGRPEMVKADWIKPGATVIDVGINRLPPAEGAAKGRLVGDVDYASTATVAAAVTPVPGGVGPMTIACLLRNTLVAAHRRAGLADPEGF from the coding sequence ATGACCACCGCTGAGGTCATCGACGGCAAGGCGTTCGCCGCCGGCCTGCGCGCGCGGATCGCCGACGCGGTTCCCGCTTTCGCCGCCGCGGCGGGCCGCGTGCCCGGGCTTGCGGTCGTCCTCGTCGGCGACGATCCGGCGAGCGCCGTCTATGTCGGATCGAAGGGCAAGGCGACGGTCGCCGCCGGCATGGCAAGCTTCGAGCATCGCCTGCCCGCGACCGCAACGCAGGACGAGGTCGAAACGCTGCTGCGCCAGCTCAATGCCGACGACAGCGTCGACGGCATCCTGCTGCAATTGCCGCTCCCCGGCCATCTCGACGAACAGGCGGCGGTGGCGACGATCCATCCCGACAAGGATGTCGACGGGCTGACCCCGGTCAGCGCCGGGCGCCTCGCGCTCGGCATCGCCGGGATGGTGCCGTGCACGCCCTATGGCTGCCTGCTGTTGTTGCAGGATCGGCTCGGCGACCTTTCGGGCAAGGACGCGGTGGTGATCGGTCGCTCGATCCTCGTCGGCAAGCCGATGGCGGCGCTGCTGCTCGGCGCCAATTGCACTGTTACCATCGCGCACAGCCGCACCAAAGACCTCGCGGACGTGGTGCGCCGCGCCGATATCGTCGTCGCCGCGGTCGGGCGGCCGGAGATGGTGAAGGCCGACTGGATCAAGCCCGGAGCGACGGTGATCGACGTCGGCATCAACCGCCTGCCGCCCGCCGAGGGCGCCGCGAAAGGCCGGCTGGTCGGCGATGTCGACTATGCGAGCACGGCGACGGTCGCGGCGGCGGTCACCCCGGTGCCCGGCGGCGTCGGCCCGATGACCATCGCCTGCCTGCTGCGCAACACGCTCGTCGCCGCGCATCGCCGCGCCGGGCTCGCCGATCCGGAGGGTTTCTGA
- the argB gene encoding acetylglutamate kinase, whose amino-acid sequence MTPVTDPSKMPDLLAKAETLVEALPYLQRYAGETFVIKYGGHAMGDPEAQRDFAEDVVLLKAVGINPVVVHGGGPQIGAMLKQLGIESQFVGGLRVTDAATAEVAEMVLAGKINKEIVGWIAGLGGRAVGISGKDANLVLAEKVHRSEPDPNSGIERHVDLGFVGEPVAVDPTILVNLTKDNFIPVIAPVALGADGATYNINADTMAGAIAGALGAKRFFLLTDVSGVLDKSGALLTDLDRPAIEALKGDGTITGGMIPKVETCVAAVDAGVEAAVILDGRIPHAMLLEIFTARGAGTLIHR is encoded by the coding sequence ATGACCCCTGTGACTGATCCTTCGAAAATGCCCGACCTGCTCGCCAAGGCCGAAACGCTCGTCGAGGCGCTGCCCTATCTGCAGCGCTATGCCGGCGAGACCTTCGTGATCAAATATGGCGGCCACGCGATGGGCGACCCCGAAGCGCAGCGCGATTTTGCCGAGGATGTCGTGCTGCTGAAAGCGGTCGGCATCAATCCGGTCGTCGTCCATGGCGGCGGGCCGCAGATCGGGGCGATGCTGAAACAGCTCGGCATCGAATCGCAGTTCGTCGGCGGGCTGCGCGTCACCGACGCCGCGACCGCCGAGGTCGCGGAAATGGTGCTGGCGGGCAAGATCAACAAGGAAATCGTCGGCTGGATCGCCGGGCTCGGCGGCCGCGCGGTCGGCATTTCGGGCAAGGACGCCAATCTGGTGCTTGCCGAAAAGGTCCATCGCAGCGAGCCCGACCCCAATTCGGGGATCGAGCGCCATGTCGACCTCGGCTTCGTCGGCGAGCCGGTGGCGGTCGACCCGACGATCCTCGTCAATCTGACCAAGGATAATTTCATCCCGGTGATCGCACCCGTTGCCCTCGGCGCTGACGGCGCGACCTATAACATCAACGCCGACACGATGGCGGGGGCGATCGCCGGCGCGCTGGGCGCGAAGCGCTTTTTCCTGCTCACCGACGTATCGGGCGTGCTCGACAAGTCGGGGGCGCTGCTCACCGACCTCGACCGCCCGGCGATCGAGGCGCTGAAGGGTGACGGGACGATCACCGGCGGCATGATCCCGAAGGTCGAAACCTGCGTCGCCGCGGTCGATGCCGGGGTCGAGGCGGCGGTCATCCTCGACGGACGCATCCCGCACGCGATGCTGCTCGAAATTTTCACCGCCAGGGGTGCAGGCACGCTCATTCACCGCTAG